In Dolichospermum flos-aquae CCAP 1403/13F, the following proteins share a genomic window:
- a CDS encoding DUF4351 domain-containing protein, producing the protein MTRFIHDQFAKDYLEELLKPFGQVEAPSHLAGEIREIDVLFSPVSTQTADIEILGLLGKLAATPAIFEPFRNPASKEEICDCLLKSLEVRGALQREAKRNKNPIATIETPRLWVLTPTASQTLLSGFRAIENPNWPAGIYFLADYLNTAIVAIHQLPRTPETLWLRLLGRETVQKRAIDELETLPTNYPFQQATLELLYNLQQTLQINKSSEPEDKELIMRLAPFYQRDKEQARLEGEQKGEERLVLRLINRRFGEIKLSLIEQVQSLSIEQLENLADALLDFSQVADLETWLKQQKLQETDS; encoded by the coding sequence GTGACCCGCTTTATCCATGACCAATTCGCCAAAGACTATTTAGAAGAACTACTAAAACCCTTTGGACAAGTTGAAGCACCCAGCCATTTAGCTGGAGAAATCAGGGAAATAGATGTATTATTTTCCCCCGTCAGCACACAAACCGCCGACATCGAAATATTAGGATTGTTAGGTAAACTAGCAGCTACACCTGCTATCTTTGAACCCTTTCGCAATCCAGCAAGCAAAGAAGAAATCTGTGATTGTTTGTTAAAATCATTAGAAGTGAGAGGTGCATTACAACGAGAAGCAAAACGGAATAAAAACCCGATAGCTACCATAGAAACACCTAGACTATGGGTTCTGACACCAACAGCATCACAAACCCTATTATCGGGCTTTAGAGCCATAGAAAACCCCAATTGGCCAGCAGGAATCTACTTTTTAGCAGATTACTTGAATACAGCCATTGTCGCCATTCATCAATTACCACGTACACCCGAAACCCTATGGTTAAGACTATTAGGACGGGAAACAGTACAAAAAAGAGCAATTGATGAATTAGAAACATTACCAACTAATTACCCATTCCAACAAGCAACGTTAGAATTGCTTTACAACCTCCAACAGACTTTACAGATCAATAAAAGTTCAGAACCAGAAGATAAGGAGTTAATTATGCGGTTAGCACCATTTTATCAACGAGATAAAGAACAAGCTAGACTAGAAGGAGAACAAAAAGGAGAAGAACGTCTAGTTTTACGGCTAATAAATCGCCGATTTGGTGAAATTAAATTATCATTAATCGAGCAAGTTCAATCATTGTCTATAGAACAACTGGAAAATTTAGCAGATGCTTTGTTAGATTTTTCACAGGTTGCTGATTTAGAAACTTGGTTAAAGCAACAGAAACTACAAGAAACAGATAGCTGA
- a CDS encoding class I SAM-dependent methyltransferase: MELISSLGITSSQYLSKERFISYHHQSRLLFSLGSQVKNVLEIGIFNSLLTEILRQNNYNVTTADIDPSLKPDIMLDLTADFTLPKDKFDAIVLFQVLEHFPYEKSELALQKLAAVTKKYLVISIPNATEYLSLQIKTSFLLKARHLLWEIPQFWSTTPLCDEHYWELGLKGYPKKRFLESVAKAGLIVREEYVDPTFPYHYFLILEKI, encoded by the coding sequence ATGGAATTGATTTCTTCTTTAGGGATTACAAGTTCCCAATATCTTTCCAAGGAAAGATTTATTAGTTATCATCATCAGTCGCGGTTATTGTTTTCCTTGGGTAGTCAAGTTAAAAATGTTCTAGAAATTGGTATTTTTAATTCTTTGCTTACAGAAATACTCCGACAAAATAACTATAACGTAACTACTGCGGATATTGATCCTAGTCTCAAACCAGATATAATGTTGGATTTGACAGCGGATTTTACACTACCAAAAGATAAGTTTGATGCAATTGTTCTATTTCAAGTATTAGAACATTTTCCTTATGAAAAATCTGAATTAGCATTGCAAAAACTCGCCGCAGTTACTAAGAAATATTTGGTGATTTCGATTCCCAATGCTACTGAATATCTGTCATTGCAAATCAAAACTTCTTTTTTGCTTAAAGCCAGACATTTACTCTGGGAAATTCCCCAATTTTGGAGTACAACACCACTTTGTGATGAACATTATTGGGAATTGGGATTGAAAGGATATCCCAAAAAGCGGTTTTTGGAATCTGTTGCTAAAGCTGGTTTGATAGTGAGGGAAGAATATGTTGATCCTACTTTCCCATATCACTACTTTTTGATCTTAGAAAAAATATAA
- the clpB gene encoding ATP-dependent chaperone ClpB, protein MQPTDPDKFTDTAWEAVTKSQDVVRAYKQQQLEVEHLILALLEEPTSLATAILTRAEVDSVRFKQQLEAFTQRQPKVGKSDQLYLGRNLDLLLDKADEIRAKMREEEISEGHIILAFGNDERVGRRLFKSLNIDIAQVELGVKSVRATPQIKASPKAEADVQEEALKRFGRDLTEQAKAGKLDPVIGRDDEIRRVIQVLSRRSKNNPVLIGEPGVGKTAIAEALAQRMVNGDVPESLKNRQLISLDIGSLIAGAKYRGEFEDRLKNVLREVTESNGQVVLFIDELHTVVGAGSNQQGSMDAGNLLKPMLARGELRCIGATTLDEYRKFIEKDAALERRFQQVYVDQPTVENTISILRGLKERYEVHHNVKISDSALVAAATLSARYIADRFLPDKAIDLVDEAAAKLKMEITSKPAELETIDRRLMQLEMEKLSLSGEEQSISPTRERLERIEQEIASLTVKQQIFNEQWQGEKQILESISGLKKEEDAMRVQIEQAERDYDLNKAAQLKYGKLEGVQREREVKEAKLLEMQTQGSTLLREQVTEADIAEIVAKWTGIPVNRLLESERQKLLQLESHLHERVIGQEEAVSAVSAAIRRARAGMKDPGRPIGSFLFMGPTGVGKTELARALAQFLFDSDDALVRLDMSEYMEKHSVSRLVGAPPGYVGYEEGGQLSEAIRRHPYSVVLLDEVEKAHPDVFNILLQVLDDGRVTDSQGRAVDFRNTVIVMTSNIGSEHILDVSGDDSKYDLMRNKVMEGLRSHFRPEFLNRIDDLILFHALNRSEMGHIIRIQLKRVENLLKEQKISFEISQAACDHLVEAGYDPVYGARPLKRSIQREVENPLATKLLENTFVSGDTIIIDKVETGLSFSKKV, encoded by the coding sequence ATGCAGCCTACAGATCCTGATAAATTTACTGATACAGCCTGGGAAGCGGTAACAAAATCCCAAGACGTGGTTCGTGCTTATAAACAACAACAATTAGAAGTTGAACATTTAATTCTCGCCCTTTTAGAAGAACCTACCAGCCTAGCTACAGCCATTCTCACCCGTGCGGAAGTTGATTCAGTCCGATTCAAACAACAATTAGAGGCTTTTACCCAACGTCAACCGAAAGTTGGAAAAAGTGATCAACTTTACCTGGGGCGAAATTTAGATTTACTTTTAGATAAAGCCGATGAAATTAGAGCCAAAATGAGAGAGGAAGAAATCTCAGAAGGGCATATAATTTTAGCGTTTGGTAATGACGAACGGGTTGGTAGAAGATTATTTAAAAGCTTAAATATAGATATTGCTCAAGTAGAACTTGGGGTTAAATCGGTTCGCGCTACTCCCCAAATCAAAGCATCTCCAAAAGCAGAAGCAGATGTACAAGAGGAAGCTTTAAAAAGATTTGGACGAGATTTGACAGAACAAGCAAAAGCAGGAAAATTAGATCCTGTGATTGGGAGAGATGATGAAATTCGCCGGGTAATTCAGGTATTGTCTCGACGTAGTAAAAATAACCCTGTGTTAATTGGTGAGCCGGGAGTTGGCAAAACTGCGATCGCTGAAGCCTTAGCCCAAAGAATGGTAAATGGTGACGTTCCTGAGTCTTTAAAGAATCGCCAATTGATTTCCTTGGATATCGGTAGTTTGATTGCAGGAGCAAAATATAGAGGTGAATTTGAAGACCGTTTAAAAAATGTCCTCCGTGAAGTTACGGAATCAAACGGGCAAGTAGTTTTATTTATTGATGAACTGCATACCGTAGTCGGGGCTGGTTCTAATCAACAAGGGTCAATGGATGCCGGAAATTTGCTTAAACCTATGTTGGCGCGGGGCGAATTGCGTTGTATTGGGGCAACTACCTTAGATGAATATCGCAAATTTATTGAAAAAGATGCAGCATTAGAAAGAAGATTTCAACAAGTATATGTAGATCAACCAACAGTAGAAAATACAATTTCGATTTTGCGAGGTTTAAAAGAACGTTATGAAGTGCATCATAATGTTAAAATTTCCGATTCCGCTTTAGTCGCTGCTGCAACCTTATCAGCGCGGTATATTGCTGACCGCTTTTTACCAGACAAAGCGATAGACTTAGTTGATGAAGCCGCAGCGAAATTGAAAATGGAGATTACATCCAAACCTGCGGAATTAGAAACCATTGACCGGCGTTTAATGCAGCTAGAAATGGAAAAGCTGTCATTATCTGGAGAAGAACAGAGTATTTCTCCAACCAGGGAAAGATTAGAACGAATTGAACAAGAAATTGCCAGTTTAACAGTTAAACAGCAAATATTTAATGAACAATGGCAAGGGGAAAAGCAGATTTTAGAATCTATCAGCGGGTTGAAGAAAGAAGAAGATGCCATGCGGGTGCAGATTGAACAAGCAGAACGAGACTATGACTTAAACAAAGCCGCTCAATTGAAGTACGGTAAGTTAGAAGGTGTGCAACGAGAACGAGAAGTTAAAGAAGCGAAACTTTTAGAAATGCAAACCCAAGGTTCGACTTTGTTGCGCGAACAAGTCACCGAAGCCGATATTGCCGAAATTGTCGCTAAATGGACAGGAATTCCCGTCAATCGCCTTTTGGAATCAGAACGGCAAAAATTACTGCAATTAGAAAGTCATTTGCATGAAAGGGTAATTGGTCAAGAAGAAGCCGTTTCCGCTGTCTCTGCGGCGATTCGTCGCGCCCGTGCAGGGATGAAAGACCCTGGGCGACCTATTGGTTCATTTTTGTTTATGGGACCAACTGGAGTGGGTAAAACCGAACTCGCCCGCGCCTTAGCTCAATTTCTCTTTGATTCGGATGATGCTTTGGTGCGTTTGGATATGTCCGAGTACATGGAAAAACACTCGGTTTCCCGTTTAGTGGGTGCGCCTCCCGGATATGTGGGTTATGAAGAAGGGGGACAACTTTCGGAAGCGATTCGCAGACATCCTTATTCTGTGGTGCTGTTAGATGAAGTGGAAAAAGCCCATCCCGATGTATTTAATATTTTGTTGCAGGTATTGGATGATGGTAGAGTTACTGATTCCCAAGGACGGGCTGTAGATTTTCGGAATACTGTCATAGTCATGACTAGCAACATTGGTAGTGAACATATTTTGGATGTATCTGGGGATGATTCCAAGTATGATTTAATGCGTAATAAGGTGATGGAAGGTTTGCGAAGTCACTTCCGTCCCGAATTTCTCAACCGCATAGATGACTTAATTCTATTCCACGCTCTTAATCGTTCAGAAATGGGGCATATTATCCGTATTCAACTTAAACGGGTGGAAAATCTGCTCAAAGAACAAAAAATCTCTTTTGAAATATCTCAAGCCGCTTGTGATCATCTTGTGGAAGCTGGTTATGACCCAGTTTATGGCGCACGTCCATTAAAACGTTCAATTCAACGCGAGGTAGAAAATCCTCTGGCTACGAAGTTACTGGAAAATACTTTTGTTTCTGGTGATACTATCATCATTGATAAGGTTGAAACTGGGTTAAGTTTTAGTAAAAAAGTTTAA
- the gloA gene encoding lactoylglutathione lyase: MRLLHTMLRVGNLEESLTFYCDVLGMKLLRRKDYPAGEFTLAFVGYGEESDHSVLELTHNWGVEKYDLGSAYGHIALGVHNIYATCETIGQLGGKVVREPGPMKHGSTVIAFVEDPDGYKVELIQLKTPE; this comes from the coding sequence ATGCGATTACTACATACAATGCTGCGGGTAGGTAATTTAGAAGAGTCCTTAACATTTTACTGTGATGTTCTGGGAATGAAGTTACTCCGTCGGAAAGATTATCCAGCGGGAGAATTTACCCTGGCTTTTGTCGGTTATGGAGAAGAAAGTGATCATTCAGTTTTAGAACTCACCCACAACTGGGGCGTAGAAAAGTATGATTTAGGTAGTGCCTATGGTCATATCGCCTTGGGTGTGCATAATATTTACGCTACCTGTGAGACCATTGGACAACTGGGTGGTAAAGTAGTCCGAGAACCAGGACCAATGAAACATGGTTCAACGGTAATTGCTTTTGTGGAAGATCCAGATGGTTATAAAGTTGAATTGATTCAATTAAAAACTCCAGAATGA
- a CDS encoding type II toxin-antitoxin system HigB family toxin: MHVISFRIVREYAENHADCQESLNNWYKIASKAKWSNLVEVQQVFPKAESVGNFTVFNIKGNKYRLIVSIDYEGQLIYIKYILTHAEYDKDKWKNDPYF; the protein is encoded by the coding sequence ATGCACGTTATTAGTTTTAGAATAGTCAGAGAATATGCAGAAAATCATGCAGATTGTCAGGAATCACTTAACAACTGGTATAAGATTGCTAGTAAAGCTAAATGGTCAAACTTAGTTGAAGTACAGCAGGTGTTTCCGAAAGCTGAATCTGTTGGAAATTTTACAGTTTTCAATATTAAAGGCAATAAATACCGTTTGATTGTTAGCATAGATTACGAAGGTCAATTAATTTATATTAAATATATCCTCACTCACGCGGAATACGATAAGGACAAGTGGAAAAATGACCCTTACTTTTAA
- a CDS encoding helix-turn-helix domain-containing protein codes for MTLTFNPEKYKELLTAYLPKIIKTEAENEQALVIVEDLMHRKRSAEEEELYQLLITLIEKFEQEYYQINQQNNPQSMLLFLLDESGKNKVDLQAVLGSESLVDNILNGKEKITLELAQKLGDFFHVEAGLFHQ; via the coding sequence ATGACCCTTACTTTTAATCCAGAGAAATACAAAGAATTATTAACAGCATATCTTCCCAAAATTATCAAGACTGAAGCAGAAAATGAACAAGCTTTAGTTATTGTGGAAGATTTAATGCACCGCAAACGCAGTGCTGAAGAAGAGGAACTTTATCAATTATTAATTACTTTAATAGAAAAATTTGAACAAGAATATTATCAGATTAATCAACAAAATAATCCTCAATCTATGCTATTATTCCTTTTGGATGAATCTGGTAAAAATAAAGTTGATTTACAAGCTGTTTTGGGTTCAGAAAGCCTTGTTGATAACATTTTAAATGGAAAAGAGAAAATAACTCTAGAATTAGCTCAAAAACTGGGAGATTTTTTTCATGTAGAAGCAGGTTTATTTCATCAATAG
- a CDS encoding S8 family peptidase, with translation MSLDVSADFSSQKKINYTATSQTNAFQNPTDNRIIWGSHSSSSQDNLAATASVATNSSYNSTNGYGLVNAGLAVSKAAGVSPYADVPNVGGNNWGADLIKAPTVWNNGYTGQGTIVAVLDTGVDYNHQDLKNNIWSNNKEIAGNGIDDDSNGYIDDAQGWNFDSSNNKVLDNNGHGTHVSGTIAGENNDIGVTGIAYNSKIMPVKVLDANGSGSYSNIAKGIYYAVDNGANVINLSLGGNSSNDTLKSAIEYASSKNVIVVMAAGNNGDSMPSYPARYAYNSGIAVGAVDQNNNLADFSSRSGSQEITYVTAPGVNIYSTIPNNQYANYNGTSMAAPHIAGVVALMLSANPKLTESQVRQIITSTSANSTNPSEPTKPSEPGLKMPSLFPPLDSFFPLDLINMINIGSKLPFNLQSQSSNSISLPPVVVSMNENQLTLRFGNLESSPAQQSSYYSQNLSITFTESGIHYYADETPGENPDIKVSITATPLGMAVVLGVNQIPLLSQRL, from the coding sequence ATGTCACTTGATGTTTCTGCGGACTTTTCATCTCAAAAGAAAATCAATTATACTGCCACTTCCCAAACCAATGCCTTTCAAAATCCCACTGATAATAGGATAATTTGGGGTAGTCATAGTTCTTCTTCCCAAGATAATTTAGCAGCAACCGCATCTGTTGCTACTAATAGTAGTTATAACTCAACAAATGGCTATGGCTTGGTGAATGCTGGATTAGCAGTGAGTAAAGCCGCAGGTGTTAGTCCCTATGCAGACGTTCCTAATGTGGGTGGGAATAATTGGGGAGCGGATCTGATCAAAGCTCCCACAGTCTGGAATAATGGATATACAGGACAAGGAACTATTGTTGCCGTACTAGATACTGGCGTAGACTATAACCATCAAGACTTAAAAAATAATATTTGGAGTAATAACAAAGAAATAGCTGGTAATGGGATAGATGATGATAGTAACGGCTATATTGACGATGCTCAAGGCTGGAATTTTGATAGTAGCAATAACAAGGTCCTAGACAACAATGGTCATGGGACTCATGTTTCTGGAACTATAGCCGGAGAAAATAACGACATTGGAGTCACTGGCATTGCTTATAACTCCAAAATTATGCCAGTCAAAGTCCTAGATGCCAACGGCTCAGGTTCTTACTCAAATATCGCCAAAGGCATTTATTACGCAGTTGATAATGGTGCAAATGTCATTAATCTCAGTCTAGGAGGTAATTCCTCTAACGATACTCTCAAGTCAGCCATTGAATATGCCAGCAGCAAAAACGTCATCGTTGTTATGGCAGCCGGTAATAATGGTGACTCAATGCCATCCTATCCCGCCCGGTACGCCTATAATTCAGGAATTGCTGTAGGTGCAGTGGATCAAAATAATAACCTTGCGGACTTTTCTAGCCGTTCTGGTTCTCAAGAAATCACCTATGTCACTGCCCCAGGAGTTAATATTTACTCCACAATACCCAATAATCAATATGCCAACTACAATGGCACTTCTATGGCAGCCCCTCACATTGCTGGTGTTGTCGCTCTCATGCTCAGTGCTAACCCTAAGCTAACTGAAAGCCAAGTCCGCCAAATTATTACCAGCACATCTGCAAATAGCACTAATCCTTCAGAGCCAACAAAACCTTCAGAACCGGGGTTGAAAATGCCGTCTTTATTCCCCCCTCTAGACTCTTTTTTCCCGCTGGATTTGATTAATATGATCAATATAGGCTCAAAATTACCTTTCAACCTACAATCTCAATCATCAAACTCTATTTCCCTTCCTCCCGTTGTCGTCTCTATGAACGAAAATCAGTTAACGTTGCGTTTCGGTAATCTGGAATCATCACCCGCACAGCAGTCTAGCTACTATAGTCAGAATTTATCAATTACCTTTACTGAATCTGGCATACACTACTATGCGGACGAAACCCCAGGTGAGAATCCTGACATAAAAGTCAGCATAACTGCAACACCTCTGGGAATGGCGGTTGTTTTGGGTGTTAATCAAATCCCATTGCTTTCGCAACGGCTTTAA
- the thrC gene encoding threonine synthase, whose product MTLSLSAAKSHCQPWPGLIEAYRQYLPVSEKTPVVTLLEGNTPLIPVPAIAERIGRQVKVYVKYDGLNPTGSFKDRGMTMAISKAAEAGAKAVICASTGNTSAAAAAYARRGGMKPFVLIPDGYVALGKLAQALLYGAEVLAIQGNFDRALEIVREMADQYPITLVNSVNPYRLEGQKTGAFEVVDALGDAPDWLCIPVGNAGNITAYWMGFCQYHQDGKCDRLPKMMGFQAAGAAPLVNGQPVAHPETIATAIRIGNPASWDKAIAAQTASQGSFRSVTDEEILDAYRLLASSEGIFCEPASAASVAGLLQVKDEVPTGATVVCVLTGNGLKDPDTAIKHSHAQFKQGIPADIKAVAKAMGFD is encoded by the coding sequence GTGACTTTGAGCCTGTCTGCTGCTAAATCTCATTGCCAACCCTGGCCAGGGCTGATAGAAGCCTATCGTCAATACTTGCCTGTCAGCGAAAAAACCCCGGTGGTGACTTTGTTGGAGGGTAACACACCTTTAATTCCCGTGCCAGCGATCGCTGAACGTATTGGCAGACAGGTGAAGGTGTATGTCAAATATGATGGACTTAACCCCACTGGTAGCTTCAAAGACCGGGGGATGACTATGGCAATTTCTAAAGCAGCAGAAGCAGGTGCTAAGGCTGTGATTTGTGCCAGCACTGGTAATACCTCCGCCGCTGCCGCTGCCTATGCTAGACGGGGGGGAATGAAACCCTTTGTGTTGATTCCTGATGGCTATGTGGCTTTAGGTAAATTAGCCCAAGCGTTACTTTATGGGGCTGAAGTCCTGGCTATTCAAGGAAATTTTGACCGCGCCCTGGAAATTGTCCGGGAAATGGCAGATCAATATCCCATCACTTTGGTAAATTCTGTCAACCCCTACCGGCTAGAAGGGCAAAAAACAGGAGCTTTTGAAGTTGTTGATGCCTTGGGTGATGCCCCCGATTGGTTATGTATTCCCGTGGGAAATGCGGGCAATATTACAGCATATTGGATGGGTTTTTGTCAATACCATCAAGATGGTAAATGCGATCGCTTGCCGAAAATGATGGGTTTCCAAGCCGCTGGGGCTGCACCCTTAGTAAATGGTCAACCAGTGGCACATCCGGAAACCATAGCCACAGCCATTAGAATTGGTAATCCAGCCAGTTGGGATAAAGCCATAGCCGCTCAAACAGCCAGCCAAGGCAGTTTTCGTTCTGTCACTGACGAAGAAATTCTCGACGCTTACCGACTATTAGCATCATCGGAAGGGATTTTCTGTGAACCTGCCAGCGCGGCTTCTGTCGCCGGTTTGTTACAGGTAAAAGACGAAGTTCCCACCGGGGCAACGGTAGTCTGTGTCCTCACTGGTAATGGGTTAAAAGACCCAGATACGGCCATTAAACACAGTCACGCCCAATTTAAACAGGGTATTCCGGCGGACATTAAAGCCGTTGCGAAAGCAATGGGATTTGATTAA
- a CDS encoding agmatinase family protein, which yields MNKPLQEYNPNSVAEKNGNFLGLPDDYDSANLIIFPIPWEVTVSYRAGTANGPQRILDASLQIDLFDFDHPDGWKQGIFMVEIPQEMIEKNNYYRQQAARIIEHQAQGKSLTDSPDLTSVLEAINQAGEQVNHWLFTQSQAAMNQGKRVAVIGGDHSSPLGYFQALANQYDDWGILHIDAHADLRNAYEKFEFSHASIMFNAMKIPQISKLVQVGVRDICHDEVQIINQSNDRIIGYYDSAIKQQLYAGKNWLDLCREIINHLPEKVYISFDIDGLDPKLCPNTGTPVPGGLELEQVYCLFRELVNSGREIIGFDVCEVGDAEWDGNVGARIVYKLANLLDLSQKEGTGNR from the coding sequence ATGAATAAACCACTACAAGAATACAATCCCAACAGCGTAGCCGAAAAAAATGGTAACTTCCTCGGATTACCTGATGATTACGATTCAGCCAATTTAATTATCTTCCCCATACCTTGGGAAGTCACCGTTTCATATCGTGCGGGAACTGCGAACGGACCACAGCGAATTTTAGATGCCTCACTGCAAATAGATTTATTTGATTTTGATCATCCCGACGGTTGGAAACAGGGAATATTTATGGTAGAAATTCCCCAGGAAATGATCGAAAAAAATAACTATTATCGTCAACAAGCAGCCAGAATTATTGAACATCAAGCCCAAGGTAAATCCCTAACAGATTCACCAGATTTAACCTCTGTTCTAGAAGCAATTAACCAAGCTGGGGAACAGGTAAATCATTGGTTATTTACCCAATCACAAGCAGCAATGAATCAAGGTAAACGAGTTGCTGTCATTGGTGGTGATCACAGTTCACCATTAGGCTACTTTCAAGCCTTAGCTAATCAATATGATGACTGGGGAATTTTACATATTGATGCCCATGCAGATTTACGGAATGCCTATGAGAAATTTGAATTTTCTCATGCGTCTATTATGTTTAATGCCATGAAAATACCGCAAATTTCTAAATTAGTCCAAGTAGGTGTACGAGATATTTGTCACGATGAAGTGCAAATCATTAATCAATCAAATGATCGCATTATTGGTTATTATGATTCAGCAATTAAACAACAACTATATGCTGGTAAAAATTGGTTGGATTTATGTCGAGAAATTATCAACCATTTACCAGAAAAAGTTTATATTAGCTTCGACATTGATGGTTTAGATCCTAAACTTTGCCCCAATACAGGTACTCCTGTTCCTGGAGGACTGGAATTAGAACAAGTTTATTGTTTGTTCCGCGAACTGGTAAATAGTGGTAGAGAAATTATTGGTTTTGATGTCTGCGAAGTTGGTGATGCTGAATGGGATGGTAATGTCGGTGCGCGAATAGTTTACAAGTTAGCAAATTTATTAGATTTATCTCAGAAAGAGGGAACAGGTAATAGATAA
- the prmA gene encoding 50S ribosomal protein L11 methyltransferase, whose product MVNTWWELNILSEPDLEDTIFWRLEKFGCRGTSVEIKGNIAIIKAYLPSFKTQLLDLAALSLWLRQDALCVGLPSPMVHWGLIDEEDWSSSWKQHWQPEEIGDRFLINPAWLPLPESLDRLVIRLDPGVAFGTGNHATTQLCLESLEMRFSEVPRSFVDTEEKKEPLIIADIGCGSGILAVGAILLGAGKVYAVDNDPVAVRSTFSNRALNDIRPDYLIPIEGSVDMVRKIIDQPVDGIVCNILADVIIELLPEMTTITKPSTWGIFSGILLEQSQGVADALEQNGWVVATLWKKKEWCCLNARRS is encoded by the coding sequence ATGGTAAACACTTGGTGGGAATTGAATATTTTATCTGAACCAGATTTAGAAGATACTATATTTTGGCGGTTAGAAAAATTTGGCTGTCGTGGTACATCAGTAGAAATTAAGGGTAATATCGCCATCATTAAGGCTTATTTGCCCAGCTTTAAAACCCAATTACTAGATTTGGCTGCCTTATCACTATGGCTGCGCCAAGATGCACTATGTGTAGGACTCCCTTCACCCATGGTGCATTGGGGCTTAATTGACGAAGAGGACTGGTCTAGTAGCTGGAAACAACACTGGCAACCCGAAGAAATAGGCGATCGCTTTCTGATTAACCCCGCTTGGCTACCTTTACCCGAATCCTTGGACAGGTTGGTAATTCGCTTAGATCCTGGTGTGGCGTTTGGTACAGGTAATCATGCCACGACCCAATTATGCTTAGAATCTCTAGAAATGCGCTTTAGCGAAGTTCCTCGATCCTTTGTGGATACGGAAGAAAAAAAAGAACCGTTAATCATTGCCGATATTGGCTGTGGTTCGGGTATTCTAGCCGTTGGGGCAATCTTACTAGGTGCTGGTAAAGTCTATGCCGTTGATAATGATCCCGTAGCGGTGAGATCCACTTTTAGTAATCGCGCTCTTAATGATATCCGTCCAGACTATTTAATCCCCATTGAGGGGAGTGTAGACATGGTACGGAAAATAATTGATCAGCCAGTAGATGGTATTGTCTGTAATATTTTAGCTGATGTAATTATTGAATTACTCCCAGAAATGACCACAATTACCAAACCCAGCACTTGGGGTATATTTAGTGGAATTCTCCTAGAACAATCCCAGGGTGTTGCTGATGCTTTAGAACAAAATGGTTGGGTTGTTGCTACTCTCTGGAAAAAAAAAGAATGGTGTTGTTTAAATGCCCGTCGTTCTTAA